CAAGCATTTGATATAGAGTTGATTTGATATATGTTGTGCTTAATGCAGTAAGCTTATCAATGTTGCTGTTCCTGGGACTATAGATGAGCGAGCCATCAACACGAAACGAAAATTAAGTCTTTGGGAGAGAAATGAGAACCATACTCTATGCCTCAATTCTGCAAAGGCTATTGGCTGCACAGTGGTCAATATTGGCACCCAGGATTTAGTGGAAGGACGAGTAAGTTCTGGCAATCTGAGTCCCCTGAATCTTTTGTCGACATTTGATCAGAACCTTTTATCTCTTGATTTGTAGTCTTCCTGACATTTTTTTTTGGTTCTCTGTTGCAGCCTCATCTTGTTCTTGGGTTGATTTCCCAAATCATAAAGGTATAATAATCGAACTTCATAATCCTTTCTCCATCGCAGTGTTGTTATCTGAGTTTCCTATGTCATATTCTTATTCTCCTTCAACTTTTTCGGAATTTCAGATCCAGCTTTTGGCTGATTTGAACCTCAAGAAGACCCCTCAGCTTGTAGAATTGGTTGATGATAGCCAGGTAGTCATATATGAAATCTTCTCCTCTTATTTGATTTTCGATTTCATTCTAATTTGAATCAAATTGTAGCATAGTTTTTTCAGAGATTGATTGATTGTGCATTTACTTGCTGTCTTAGGAGATTGAAGAGCTTCTTAGTTTGTCACCTGAAAAGGTCCTGCTGAAGTGGATGAATTTTCATCTCCAGAGAGGAGGTTACCATAAAACTGTGAAGAATTTTTCTTTGGATGTTAAGGTATATTAGCACTTCTCTTAAACGCCTTATGCCAGTTTGAGTAATGTCTGATTTGTTTGTAGACAATTTTTATACTTAGAAGTTACCATGTACATAAATGCAAAATTGAGGAAGTATGATTCTCGTTTTCGAAATAACAGTTCAATGCATAAACAAGCGATTATTATTGCAATATCCTTATGCATTCTTGGGCATTTGTTTACAGGATGGAGAAGCTTATGCTTATCTTCTTAATGTTCTTGCACCTGAACATGGCACTCGATTCACCTTGGATACCAAGGATACCAATGAAAGGGCAAATATGGTCCTCGAACATGCAGAGAAAATTGGTTGCAAACGATACTTGTCCCCGAAGGACATTGAAGAGGGATCCTCAAATCTGAATCTTGCATTTGTTGCGCAACTGTTTCATCATAGGTATGAAATGTATTGCATCATTAAATAGTCTTGCATAGGATTGACCAAGACAATCTGAAACAAGTTATCTATTTGGCTGATTTTCGCTATGCGCGATGCAGGAGTGGCCTATCTACAGACACTAAAAAGATGTCATATGCTAAGATGATGACAATGGATGATGTACAAACATCTAGAGAAGAGAGATGCTTCCGGCTATGGATAAATAGTCTTGGCATAGCTACTCACATAAATAGTCTATTTGAAGATGTCCGAAATGGGTATGTCGATTATTTTGTCAATATCTAAAGCCTTGTACACATCATTATATCCACTCCTTCTGTGGAAACCTATGATGTGTTGAGCATATGTTTGCATGTCTTTGATGTGTTTGATTTCTTTTACCTTTTGCGTGTAGATGGGTACTTTTGGAAGTTCTAGACAAGATATTTCCAGGAACAGTAAACTGGAAACATGCAACAAAACCTCCAATTAAGATGCCATTCAGAAAAGTAGAGAACTGCAATCAGGTCATTAAAATCGCTAAACAACTGCGATTCTCGCTTGTCAATGTAGCCGGAAATGACATCGTGCAAGGAAATAAGAAGCTCATTCTTGGTAATCCCTTCATATATCAATGTAGATTCCACCCTTTTCCAAAACAAAAGTTATTTGCAAGCCTTGCAGTATTAACTGCTTTAAATCCAGAGAACATTAAAATAATTTGAAGGATAATAGACTTCAATCTATCTGAGTTCAGCCACGGTCTAAAATTCTGttgttcttattattttattttctttttcagctTTATTGTGGCAGTTGATGAGATTCACAATGCTTCAACtgttaaaaaatttgagatcTCACTCACAAGGCAAGGAGATCACTGATGCCGATATTCTTAAATGGACAAACAGAAAAGTGAAGAGCACTGGCAGAACTTCCCAGATTGATAGCTTCAAGGTTTCTTATTTAACATTTAATGTCTTATTTTCCCTTGAAAATATCCTTACTGCATTTATAACCAAATGATGATTTTGTTGGTGACAAACTTTTGGATATGTTTTAGGACAAGAGTTTGTCAAGTGGAATATTTTTCCTTGAGCTTCTCAGTGCCGTAGAGCCTAGGGTTGTTAACTGGAACCTGGTCACCAAGGGTGAAAGCGGTAATGATTCCTTAAAAGGATACCATTTACGAATTTAATTGCTATAGTTTGGTTGTGCTTATCCGACTTCAGATATTGGATATACGTGTAAAACTTGTTTATGCTGATGGTGTATATAATCTTTCTTGTTAAATTAACTTATCCTCTTGATTTATGAAATTTCTAGATGATGAGAAGAAACTGAACGCCACCTATATAATCAGTGTAGCGAGAAAACTTGGTTGTTCAATCTTTTTGTTACCAGAGGACATTATGGAGGTACTTGCTACTTCATAGTTcgttttcttgttatttaattCATGATAGTGACTGTTAAGCtgctaattattttatttacaatgtctttgACTCGTATCCATGATCATATGGCAGGTTAATCAGAAGATGATTCTCACTCTCGCCGCCAGTATAATGTATTGGAGCTTGCAACAACAAGGTGAAGATGCACTGGATTCATTTCCTTCGCCTGCTGGTACTGCTACGACCACCACGCCGGAAGCTTCCCCAGCTCCATCAGTTTGCGGCGAAGACGAGAGTTCTTCCCTTGGTGGTGAACTCTCCAACTTGAGTGTTGATGATGCCACATCTGACACAACAGTGTCCTCACAACTTGAGTCTGATGAGCTATGAGGGCCTAGTTTTGCACTTTGcaaagtttttttttatctctcaAACATGAGATGAGTTCCaaatcattttcttttttctttcttttttgttttgttggTAGGTAAAGAAATTAGAGTAAAGGGTAAGAAAAATGTTCATGGAAGGTAAGTTTAGGAAATAGTTGTGAATACCAATGATAATAATGTGTAAAAAGATATATTGACATATTGTTTAATTTGTTCTTTCTAGAAAGGAATTATTATTTGTTAGGGAACAAAATAATGGCCAAGAGGGCAAAAAGGGAAGGATATAAATGAGGTTTCTTGAACAATGTTTGATGCATTCAAGTAGGTTTCAGGTTTCATGAGTGTGTAAGatgaaatgaaaatgaaatgagCTTAGTTGAAGGTAGATATAGGACTTGTTTGGGTGATTTTTGAAAGAGAACATTTTTTTGAGTTATCTTTTtctaagaaattaaaaaaaaattatgtgtgaatattttatgaaaaaatattttatttatttgttaattatgtttggatataataatataaaaaaattatttatttatttattatataaaaaattttttaagtaattttttttagtttttatttttgctgttaaatatttgttaaataggtttaaataataaataaaaattatttaatttttttaacaatttaatAATACTCAAATAAATTCTTAATTTGGTTTGACTCATAAAAGAGAAAGGGTCAATATCAAATGCCTTAAATATCAAACTAggtattattatatataaattaaaagtagTTCAAGGATTAtgtaatatattatataattaaaggGCCACAtaccttttttttaaaatatatatactaaaaatgattatttatgtatttgtaATGAATACATGTAGGCTGACAATGGGAAAGGTAGGGTAGGATTTAGATTTTATCCTAATTCTACCGCgaattaaaaacttttttaaaattctactCTATCCTACATGTGAGTTGGGAATCTCTCAACTCTAACTCTATCCGCACCCTAAAGTTCTAAATTCTACTTTACTCGACTTTACCCGCGGAAACAAAAAAACAtttcaaataaatataaaattcaaccaTTCCAAATTccatacatattaataaaatagaaaataaaaaattaagttcaaattaaaattaaaaacaataaaattttaaaaaaatcaacataaaattacaaataatatgATCATCAACTAGTTTAGTgattattttaagtttttataaGAAGAAGATTGTGAATACAAATCTCATTTTCTTCactatatacataatatatattaaaggTGCGGATAGAATAGTGTAGGATAGAGTATACCATAAATTCGCACTCGATCCTACCCGCAACGGGTAGGATAGACAATCTTACTCGAATGGGTTGGTTCGAGTTGGGTACTCACGGGTAAGATATATATTGCCAACCCTAAATACATGTTCTATTGTACAtgtctttaatataatttttgtatttgaatATGTATTTTATGCAAATGATTAATTTGATGattgatttttaatatataatatgatgATATGAttgcttttttttgtttacttttGAATGTTAAAATAAGATGTAAttgtttatatttgttcttCTTACTTTAATGTAAAtattctttaattaattaattgatgtGCAAGAGAGTGATATCAGCAAATTTGggtttcattttattatttaaaaaaaacgcGTTTTGacaatttttattttcacaAAACAATGAggctaaaattaaataaaaaagaaagccGAAAGTATATTCACAAATCAAATCAGTATATTTTTTTGACTAATAAATCAGTTCCAAATCACTtgataaaaatagaaatagaaacGATATCTTTGAATAATGAAGGtaatcaaatttattaaatGCTTGATTTAATTTAGTGATTCGGTAATATACTAATATTAGTGGAGTCAATCTAAAGTTAGGGATGAATCAAGTATAGATCAACTTTCTTGATATACTTGCCTTGGATTCTTTCCTCAAATAGATTCACATAAAAAGAGTAAAGGCGTTAAAAGAACagaaatatttaatattaacaaaaaattaatcaaaaacagtaagaatttgatttatttagtCTTCATTagttattataataattaataaatattaaataaaataaattttaaatttattttttatctttttagcATTATCATTAAAAGAATTTTATCATATCTAAACAAAAACCAGGGTTTGATATTAtcatatcttaataaaaaaagataattattttttttttactatctTAATATATTACTGTTATAAGTTTTGATTGAGATTATTAagatttatgtttttttatcaaaaaaaatattatttataatatactATTTTTACATTATATTTATGACACCTTTCATCAATATActattaaaatatttgttaaatattacacaaaaactaatttttatataaaattaataattaaaaataataaaataataatttaatcaaacaaattaaatcaaattgtATCATATAATTCTCAAATATCAATTTATCTTAAGAAGAATTTTAAATATACCAAAAATATTGATATTTCAATTGTTTTAATcgttaatttgaattataaaaaatatatataatatatattaattaaaatcaacgatTTCTCGATACACTTAAAATTTTTCCTTTATCTTATTACAAGTGcatataaatatcaaattaaaaatataataataatagaaaaaaagaagatgagTCAACACTCAAGAGTGAAGTCAAACTATATTTAAGATACTCCCTGAAAAAAACGTATATTTAAGATACGTGGCGGGTGATGAAGAAAAGGTTGAAGAAAACGGAGAAGGTTTAGCGGCAAAGTTTACGGCTAAGTTAGAAGCAGATAACTACGTTGACGCCACACTGTTTCGTTAACTCTCTACTTTCCGTCACCAACTCTCACTCTCTTTTTtgttcccttttttttctttttattcataCTTTTTTTATTCTCCTTTTGTCTTCACCTTCGCgccactttctctctcttcttctccttcgcCTTCTTCTTTCTAAGGTTCGTTCACTACTCTCTTACTCATCATTAATTATTTATcggttatttttcttttgtttattaaGA
The Arachis stenosperma cultivar V10309 chromosome 7, arast.V10309.gnm1.PFL2, whole genome shotgun sequence genome window above contains:
- the LOC130940509 gene encoding fimbrin-1-like, whose translation is MSKFEGVIVSDQWLQSQFTQVELRTLKSKFVSLKNQNGKVTFRDLPSLVVKLKAFADMYSEDEIKAILCESDTDLTNDVDFESFLRVYLNLQSQATAKQGGRRHSSSFLKESITTLLHTISESEKGCYVAHINSYLGDDPFLEQYLPLDPATNDLFDLAKDGILLCKLINVAVPGTIDERAINTKRKLSLWERNENHTLCLNSAKAIGCTVVNIGTQDLVEGRPHLVLGLISQIIKIQLLADLNLKKTPQLVELVDDSQEIEELLSLSPEKVLLKWMNFHLQRGGYHKTVKNFSLDVKDGEAYAYLLNVLAPEHGTRFTLDTKDTNERANMVLEHAEKIGCKRYLSPKDIEEGSSNLNLAFVAQLFHHRSGLSTDTKKMSYAKMMTMDDVQTSREERCFRLWINSLGIATHINSLFEDVRNGWVLLEVLDKIFPGTVNWKHATKPPIKMPFRKVENCNQVIKIAKQLRFSLVNVAGNDIVQGNKKLILALLWQLMRFTMLQLLKNLRSHSQGKEITDADILKWTNRKVKSTGRTSQIDSFKDKSLSSGIFFLELLSAVEPRVVNWNLVTKGESDDEKKLNATYIISVARKLGCSIFLLPEDIMEVNQKMILTLAASIMYWSLQQQGEDALDSFPSPAGTATTTTPEASPAPSVCGEDESSSLGGELSNLSVDDATSDTTVSSQLESDEL